One genomic segment of Helianthus annuus cultivar XRQ/B chromosome 14, HanXRQr2.0-SUNRISE, whole genome shotgun sequence includes these proteins:
- the LOC110907408 gene encoding wall-associated receptor kinase-like 1, which translates to MEVVNVRLEDQTIIVNVSVISRCRNSVGNSNHIPSIDLGMSPFVFSGSHNKFIAKGCGYAAILSDGKVITGCSTICTNDSALNGRDGCFGLGCCATTSPYDLKSYSVDLTGLKRQGEDGACGYAYFGIGAWLSFNGNTTFFAITLKWVLTDDDFQEIPNCWQRMSEEPSYLFLPNRSSIAQRKCSCGIARVGNPYLYYQCEESEYCRTCRESGATCQYKQAYPDEIDSTWLLSCNSTVYYTSIYRNNKSPLGIILGVSICMGLLFLAKFIYEMHKLIKKTIAKRKKEKFFKRNGGLLLKQEATKEGLVDKTILFTSEELETATDHFNENRILGRGGQGTVYKGMLADGRIVAVKKAKIVDESQLEVFINEVVILAQVNHRNVVQLLGCCLETEVPLLVSEFVPKGTLYDYIQDDTGELPFSLNMRLQIAVEVAGAVSYLHSETPIPIYHRDIKTTNILLDEKYRAKVSDFGTSRLVSVDQTHLTTLVKGTFGYFDPEYFQSSQFTEKSDVYSFGVVLLELFTREKPISLTRFGEHRNLATHFMFAMEEGRVMSIFDPVVVHEDSKGVVLEIANLAMRCLNSNGKHRPTMKEVAMELEGMRMSQVPATVQTSFGHTNHCEDIPMFTDDESTPTTVSF; encoded by the exons TCTTGAGTGATGGAAAAGTAATCACTGGATGTTCAACTATTTGCACTAATGACAGTGCTCTCAATGGAAGAGATGGTTGTTTTGGCCTCGGTTGTTGTGCAACTACATCTCCCTACGATTTAAAGTCGTATAGTGTGGATCTTACTGGCTTGAAAAGGCAGGGTGAAGATGGAGCTTGTGGGTACGCCTACTTTGGCATTGGAGCTTGGTTATCTTTTAATGGGAACACCACGTTTTTTGCTATTACACTTAAGTGGGTGCTAACAGACGACGACTTCCAGGAAATACCAAATTGTTGGCAACGAATGAGTGAAGAACCATCTTACCTTTTTTTACCTAACCGTAGTTCCATTGCTCAAAGAAAGTGCTCTTGTGGTATTGCCCGTGTAGGAAAcccgtatctgtactatcaatgCGAAG AATCTGAATATTGTAGAACATGTCGTGAGTCTGGGGCGACTTGTCAATACAAACAAGCATATCCGGATGAAATTGATAGTACCTGGTTGTTAAGTTGCAACTCTACGGTATATTATACTTCAATTTACAGAAACAACAAATCACCACTTGGAATTATTCTAG GGGTTAGTATATGCATGGGGTTGCTTTTTCTAGCAAAGTTCATCTATGAAATGCACAAACTAATCAAGAAAACCATAGCcaagagaaagaaagaaaagttttTTAAACGCAATGGTGGCTTACTTCTTAAACAAGAAGCAACTAAAGAGGGTTTAGTTGATAAAACCATACTTTTCACCTCCGAGGAGTTGGAAACGGCCACCGACCATTTTAACGAGAATAGAATCCTTGGGCGAGGAGGTCAAGGTACGGTGTATAAAGGCATGCTGGCGGATGGAAGGATTGTAGCAGTTAAGAAAGCAAAGATTGTTGACGAAAGCCAGTTAGAGGTATTCATCAATGAGGTTGTGATTCTGGCACAAGTCAATCATAGGAATGTGGTCCAGCTATTGGGATGTTGCCTAGAGACTGAGGTTCCTCTACTTGTCTCTGAGTTCGTTCCAAAAGGCACCTTATATGATTATATTCAAGATGATACCGGTGAGTTACCATTCTCTTTGAACATGAGATTGCAAATTGCTGTTGAGGTTGCTGGAGCCGTTTCTTATTTACATTCAGAGACCCCCATTCCAATATATCACAGGGACATCAAGACCACTAATATACTTTTGGATGAGAAGTATAGAGCCAAGGTTTCAGATTTTGGAACATCAAGGTTGGTATCAGTTGATCAAACTCACTTAACTACCTTAGTCAAAGGGACTTTTGGTTACTTTGATCCAGAGTACTTCCAGTCGAGTCAGTTCACCGAGAAAAGCGACGTGTATAGTTTTGGAGTTGTTTTGCTCGAACTTTTTACAAGAGAGAAGCCAATTTCCTTAACTAGATTTGGCGAACACAGAAATTTAGCTACACACTTTATGTTTGCTATGGAAGAAGGTCGTGTGATGTCTATATTTGACCCAGTGGTTGTACACGAGGATTCAAAGGGTGTGGTCTTGGAAATTGCCAACTTGGCAATGCGATGTTTGAATTCCAACGGGAAACATAGGCCAACAATGAAAGAAGTAGCAATGGAGTTAGAAGGCATGAGAATGTCACAAGTGCCTGCTACAGTTCAAACTAGTTTTGGACACACTAATCATTGTGAAGATATACCAATGTTTACAGATGACGAGTCAACACCAACAACAGTGAGTTTCTAA